In Deinococcus sp. HSC-46F16, the following are encoded in one genomic region:
- a CDS encoding MaoC family dehydratase, with translation MNEDLLRPQGRYFEELTPGTVIRHRVTRTLTEADNVLFTTLTMNPQPLHLDREYAAATEFGQPLVNSLLTLSLLIGLSVHELTLGTLVANLGLDGVVFPKPVFHGDTIRAESEVLEARESRSRPDAGIVVVEHRAINQRGEVVARCKRTALMQRRPATD, from the coding sequence ATGAACGAAGACCTGCTGCGCCCCCAGGGCCGCTATTTCGAGGAACTCACCCCCGGCACCGTCATTCGCCACCGCGTGACCCGCACGCTGACGGAGGCCGACAACGTGTTGTTCACCACGCTGACGATGAACCCGCAGCCCCTGCACCTCGACCGGGAGTACGCCGCCGCGACCGAGTTCGGGCAGCCGCTGGTGAACAGCCTGCTGACGCTGAGCCTGCTCATCGGCCTGAGCGTCCACGAACTGACGCTGGGGACGCTGGTGGCAAATCTGGGACTGGACGGCGTGGTGTTTCCCAAGCCCGTCTTTCACGGCGATACGATCCGGGCCGAGTCCGAGGTGCTCGAAGCCCGCGAGAGCCGCAGCCGCCCGGACGCGGGCATCGTGGTGGTGGAGCACCGGGCGATCAACCAGCGCGGCGAGGTCGTGGCGCGGTGCAAACGGACGGCGCTGATGCAGCGGCGGCCTGCTACCGACTAA
- a CDS encoding MATE family efflux transporter, protein MSTVPLPSTRTHLPDILRLALPASAEAVIQLLFNFLAQLIVATLGATAVAAVGLSNNVTMVLMFTLATLGSGAGILVARAHGAGDRGAVNRTAGTALLLALGVTTLIVAGLYTSAGPVLGLLGAPADLLAAATPFFQVALLSVPLIVLSVVAGNVLRSLERPRIPMVATLIAAAVNVGVGYALVHGAFGLPRLGLVGAAWGALAGQAVRVGLLAVFLYGPRGPIAPAWSGVGAGGRGLVRDLLNLSLPLAATQLAWSGGNLLYALFLARLGTEVLAGVQIGYTLEGIFVVASSGLVPAATALIGQAVGQRDAALAAERARAVERFGLVTGVAFGVLFALSALVLPLLYPSVGAEVRGIALATILVNAAVQVVKVANMVRGAGVLPSGSDTRGVLIGDAISAFGVGLPLAWLLAFPLGLGFWGVLVARVLEEVVKIAIFTWRRRKLSWGQVIAGQTALNAAMD, encoded by the coding sequence TTGTCTACCGTCCCCCTGCCATCCACCCGCACCCACCTGCCGGACATTCTGCGGCTGGCCCTCCCCGCGAGCGCCGAAGCTGTGATTCAACTCCTCTTCAACTTCCTGGCCCAACTGATCGTCGCGACCCTGGGGGCCACGGCGGTTGCGGCGGTCGGCCTGTCCAACAACGTCACGATGGTCCTGATGTTCACCCTCGCCACCCTGGGGTCGGGCGCGGGCATTCTCGTTGCGCGGGCACATGGGGCGGGGGACCGGGGCGCGGTGAACCGGACGGCGGGCACGGCCCTGCTGCTCGCCTTGGGGGTGACCACCCTGATCGTGGCGGGCCTGTACACCTCCGCTGGTCCGGTGCTGGGGCTGCTGGGGGCTCCGGCGGACCTCCTTGCGGCCGCCACGCCCTTCTTTCAGGTCGCGCTGCTGAGCGTGCCCCTGATCGTGCTGAGCGTGGTCGCGGGCAATGTCCTGCGCTCGCTGGAGCGGCCCCGTATCCCGATGGTCGCCACGCTGATCGCGGCGGCGGTCAACGTGGGGGTGGGCTACGCGCTGGTGCATGGGGCCTTCGGGCTGCCCCGGCTGGGGCTGGTCGGTGCGGCGTGGGGAGCGCTGGCCGGGCAGGCGGTGCGGGTCGGGCTGCTGGCGGTCTTCCTGTACGGGCCGCGCGGTCCCATCGCCCCGGCGTGGTCGGGGGTGGGGGCGGGGGGCCGCGGGCTGGTGCGCGACCTGCTGAACCTCTCGCTGCCGCTGGCGGCCACGCAGCTCGCCTGGAGCGGGGGGAACCTCCTATACGCCCTCTTCCTGGCGCGGCTGGGCACCGAGGTGCTGGCGGGCGTGCAGATCGGCTACACGCTGGAGGGCATCTTCGTGGTGGCGTCCTCCGGGCTGGTCCCTGCGGCCACGGCCCTGATCGGGCAGGCGGTCGGGCAGCGCGACGCGGCCCTCGCCGCCGAGCGGGCGCGGGCGGTCGAGCGCTTCGGGCTGGTCACCGGGGTCGCCTTTGGGGTGCTGTTCGCGCTCTCGGCGCTGGTGCTGCCGCTCCTCTACCCCAGCGTCGGGGCTGAGGTGCGCGGCATCGCGCTGGCGACCATCCTGGTCAACGCCGCCGTGCAGGTGGTCAAGGTCGCCAACATGGTGCGCGGGGCGGGCGTGCTGCCGTCGGGCAGCGACACGCGCGGCGTCCTGATCGGGGACGCGATCAGCGCCTTCGGGGTGGGGCTGCCGCTCGCGTGGCTGCTCGCCTTTCCCCTGGGACTGGGGTTCTGGGGCGTGCTCGTCGCCCGCGTGCTGGAGGAGGTCGTGAAGATCGCCATCTTTACCTGGCGGCGGCGGAAGCTGTCATGGGGCCAGGTGATCGCCGGGCAGACGGCCCTGAATGCGGCGATGGACTGA
- a CDS encoding aldo/keto reductase, whose product MTTSARPHQRPLGRTGLHVTEIGYGAWGIGADMWKGAQDDESLAALRRYVELGGNFIDTAMGYGSGHSERLVGQVIREFPGTLVATKVSPKNMEWPAAPGTTADEAFPGEYVVRMTEASLERLGLPSIDVQQLHVWNDSWLGQGDWQEAASQLKRDGRVRAFGISINDHQPDNAVKAVESGAVDTVQVIYNVFDQSPQDRLLDACRMHGVGVIVRVALDEGSLTGTITPETTFPEGDWRHTYFGGNRKAELQPRLRAIEADLGISTAQLPETALRFVLSHPAVSTVIVGMRSVRNVERNLALADGRGLPAEQAHKLYAHRWDRNWYLPAGD is encoded by the coding sequence ATGACGACCTCCGCACGACCCCACCAACGGCCCCTGGGCCGCACCGGCCTGCACGTCACTGAGATCGGTTACGGTGCCTGGGGCATCGGCGCCGACATGTGGAAGGGCGCCCAGGATGACGAGAGCCTCGCGGCCCTGCGGCGCTACGTGGAACTCGGGGGCAACTTCATCGACACGGCGATGGGCTACGGCAGCGGCCACAGCGAGCGCCTCGTGGGACAGGTTATCCGCGAGTTCCCCGGCACCCTCGTCGCCACCAAGGTCAGCCCGAAGAACATGGAGTGGCCCGCCGCCCCCGGCACCACCGCCGACGAAGCTTTTCCCGGCGAGTACGTCGTGCGGATGACCGAGGCCAGCCTGGAGCGCCTCGGCCTGCCCAGCATCGACGTGCAGCAGCTCCACGTCTGGAACGATTCGTGGCTGGGTCAGGGGGACTGGCAGGAGGCGGCCTCTCAGCTCAAGCGGGACGGGCGGGTTCGTGCCTTTGGCATCTCGATCAACGACCACCAGCCGGACAACGCGGTCAAAGCCGTGGAGTCGGGCGCGGTGGACACCGTGCAGGTCATCTACAACGTGTTCGACCAGTCGCCGCAGGACCGATTGCTGGACGCCTGCCGGATGCACGGCGTCGGGGTGATCGTGCGGGTCGCGCTCGACGAGGGGAGTCTGACGGGGACAATCACCCCGGAAACGACCTTTCCGGAGGGCGACTGGCGCCACACCTACTTCGGCGGCAACCGCAAGGCCGAGTTGCAGCCCCGGCTGCGGGCCATCGAGGCCGACCTGGGCATCTCCACCGCGCAGCTTCCCGAAACCGCCCTGCGCTTCGTGCTGAGCCACCCGGCCGTCAGCACCGTCATCGTGGGGATGCGCAGCGTCCGCAACGTGGAGCGTAACCTCGCCCTCGCGGATGGGCGGGGCCTGCCCGCCGAACAGGCGCACAAGCTCTATGCCCACCGCTGGGACCGCAACTGGTACCTCCCGGCGGGGGACTGA
- a CDS encoding benzoate/H(+) symporter BenE family transporter, translated as MGAPYARRRRPSMSGGLSVCRGPAVLECGAMPPTADLPRSPRPTLRDLWRDASGSAVVAGFVAVVVGAASSIGLLVGAARDFGLTPGQTASWVLACYLAISVSGGWLSWQYRAPIKMAWSTPGLALVASLAAAGDLRYPEVLGAYVLTAGVMTALGWSGAFERLTSRIPAALANALLAGVLLPFVLGAFRALPQAPVPVGGMLLVFLAGRVWFSRWAVPAALLAGAGLSLAVGAVGPLTGGGLGTLVWTTPEFSLRGAVTLALPLTILTLASQQLPGVAVLRACGYGRVPTSPLITGSGLASLLSAPFGAHTTNLAAITAAIAAGEEAHPDPARRWVAGLSAAFFYLMLGVFAGWVVGAVAAVPPPVIAALAGLALVTTTLSSLTAALEGDYGREAAFLTLAVTASGVTLLGVGSAVWGLVLGGAVLWVKGRR; from the coding sequence ATGGGCGCACCCTACGCCCGCCGGAGGCGTCCCAGCATGAGCGGCGGCTTGAGCGTCTGCCGAGGCCCCGCCGTGCTGGAATGCGGGGCGATGCCGCCCACCGCCGACCTGCCCCGTTCCCCCCGCCCCACCCTGCGCGACCTGTGGCGCGACGCCTCGGGGTCGGCGGTCGTGGCGGGCTTTGTCGCGGTGGTCGTCGGGGCGGCGAGCAGCATCGGGCTGCTGGTGGGCGCGGCGCGGGACTTTGGGCTGACGCCGGGGCAGACGGCGAGCTGGGTGCTGGCCTGTTACCTCGCCATCAGCGTGTCGGGCGGGTGGCTGAGCTGGCAGTACCGGGCGCCGATCAAGATGGCCTGGAGCACGCCAGGGCTGGCGCTGGTGGCCTCGCTCGCGGCGGCGGGAGACCTGCGTTACCCGGAGGTGCTGGGCGCCTACGTCCTGACCGCCGGGGTGATGACGGCCCTGGGGTGGAGCGGGGCCTTCGAGCGCCTGACCTCGCGGATTCCGGCGGCGCTGGCGAACGCGCTGCTGGCCGGGGTGCTGCTGCCCTTCGTGCTGGGGGCGTTCCGGGCGCTGCCGCAGGCCCCGGTGCCGGTGGGCGGCATGCTGCTGGTCTTTTTGGCGGGGCGGGTGTGGTTCTCTCGCTGGGCGGTTCCGGCGGCGCTACTGGCGGGGGCGGGGCTGTCGCTGGCGGTCGGCGCAGTCGGGCCGCTGACCGGGGGCGGGCTGGGCACGCTGGTCTGGACCACGCCCGAGTTTTCACTGCGGGGCGCAGTCACGCTGGCCCTGCCGCTGACCATCCTGACGCTGGCCTCGCAGCAGCTTCCCGGCGTGGCGGTGCTGCGGGCCTGCGGGTACGGGCGGGTGCCCACCTCGCCGCTGATCACCGGCTCCGGACTGGCGAGCCTGCTCTCGGCACCGTTCGGGGCACATACCACCAACCTCGCCGCGATCACGGCAGCCATCGCCGCGGGCGAGGAAGCCCACCCCGACCCCGCCCGGCGCTGGGTGGCGGGCCTGAGCGCGGCCTTCTTCTACCTGATGCTGGGCGTCTTCGCGGGCTGGGTGGTGGGCGCAGTGGCCGCGGTGCCTCCCCCCGTGATTGCGGCGCTGGCGGGACTGGCCCTCGTCACGACCACCCTCTCCAGCCTCACGGCAGCGCTGGAGGGCGACTATGGGCGCGAGGCCGCTTTCCTCACCCTGGCGGTCACCGCGAGCGGCGTGACCCTGCTGGGGGTGGGGAGTGCGGTGTGGGGGCTGGTGCTGGGGGGGGCGGTGCTGTGGGTGAAGGGGCGACGGTAG
- a CDS encoding cysteine desulfurase-like protein, giving the protein MTPDAIRAQFPPLASGRAYLDNAAGGLLPQRSIDAITGHLTRYGAINAMPGHRPGQEILALKGRAREETALFLNANPEDVALGPSATALAFRLAAAFARLWGPGDEVILSGLEHEANASPWRELERVGVTVKVWHARQPDMGLHADDLAALLSPRTRLVAVTAASNALGATVDIPAVAAQVRAAGAWTVVDAVHSAPHAFPDVQGWGADFVMFSPYKVWGPHLGALWISPEHRPHLAWPKLSFVPQGDITGLEHGTPQFELLAGWLGTLDYLRDLGGHDTLSRAALEAASARIVELERPVGERLLTGLLEAPRVTVYGPSASAARIGTVAFRVEGEAPEATAARLSEGGVDVAAGHFYAVQPLKDLGLYPQGVVRASIAHYTTLGDVERLLAGM; this is encoded by the coding sequence ATGACCCCCGACGCCATCCGTGCCCAGTTCCCCCCGCTCGCCTCCGGGCGGGCCTACCTCGACAACGCGGCAGGAGGGCTGCTGCCGCAGCGCTCGATTGACGCGATCACCGGGCACCTCACCCGCTACGGGGCCATCAACGCGATGCCGGGACACCGGCCGGGGCAGGAGATTCTGGCGCTCAAAGGCCGCGCCCGCGAGGAGACTGCCCTCTTCCTGAACGCCAACCCGGAGGACGTGGCCCTGGGGCCGAGCGCGACCGCCCTCGCCTTCCGGCTGGCGGCGGCCTTCGCGCGGTTGTGGGGGCCAGGGGACGAGGTGATTCTGTCGGGCCTGGAGCACGAGGCGAACGCCAGCCCCTGGCGCGAACTGGAGCGCGTGGGCGTGACGGTCAAGGTCTGGCACGCCCGGCAGCCCGACATGGGGCTGCACGCGGACGACCTCGCCGCGCTGCTCTCCCCGCGCACCCGGCTGGTCGCAGTGACGGCGGCGAGCAACGCGCTGGGGGCCACAGTGGACATCCCGGCGGTGGCCGCTCAGGTGCGGGCGGCGGGGGCTTGGACGGTGGTGGACGCCGTTCACTCCGCCCCACACGCCTTTCCCGACGTGCAGGGTTGGGGCGCCGACTTCGTGATGTTCAGCCCCTACAAGGTCTGGGGACCGCATCTGGGGGCGCTGTGGATCTCGCCCGAGCACCGCCCGCACCTCGCCTGGCCCAAACTCAGCTTCGTGCCGCAGGGGGACATCACCGGGCTGGAGCATGGCACCCCGCAGTTTGAGCTGCTGGCCGGGTGGCTGGGCACCCTGGACTACCTGCGCGACCTCGGCGGCCACGACACGCTGAGCCGCGCCGCGCTGGAAGCCGCCTCCGCCCGCATCGTGGAGCTGGAGCGCCCGGTCGGGGAACGGCTGCTGACGGGGCTGCTGGAGGCGCCGCGTGTCACGGTCTACGGCCCTTCCGCCTCCGCCGCCCGCATCGGCACCGTCGCCTTCCGCGTGGAGGGCGAGGCCCCCGAGGCGACCGCCGCCCGCCTGAGCGAGGGCGGGGTGGACGTGGCCGCCGGGCACTTCTATGCCGTGCAGCCCCTCAAGGACCTGGGCCTCTACCCGCAGGGCGTAGTCCGGGCAAGCATCGCGCACTACACGACGCTGGGGGACGTGGAGCGGCTGCTGGCGGGGATGTAG
- a CDS encoding thioredoxin domain-containing protein, with translation MNRLAQETSPYLLQHADNPVDWWAWSPEAFEEARRRDVPVLLSIGYSTCHWCHVMAHESFEDEATAAQMNRDFVNIKVDREERPDVDRVYMTATQLMTGQGGWPMTVFLTPSGEPFYAGTYFPPEDRYGMPGFRRLLATVARAWQEDRDKLLGNAEALTGHIREASRPHGTAEGVPADFLPRAVENLRRVYDADRGGFGGAPKFPGTTTLDFLLTRQDGRDMALHTLRRMGAGGIYDQLGGGFHRYSVDAQWLVPHFEKMLYDNAQLTRTLLRAAQYAGDQTFTRLARETLAYLEREMLAPEGGFFSAQDADTQGVEGLTFTWTPDEIREVLGDGPDTDLVLRVYGVTEEGNFLDPHRPEYGKRNVLHVPTPPEALARDLGEDMPALLERLDTARMHLFEARQRRPQPGTDTKVLTSWNGLALAAFADAGRILGEAHYLDVARRNADFVWERMRLPDGTLRHTYKDGVARVEGLLEDHALYALGLVALYQAGGDLQHLEWARELWEVVRRDFWDEEAGLFRSTGGNAEALLTRQAEAFDAAVLSDNAAAALLGLWMGRYYGDEEAEQLAHRTVQTYASDMLAAPHGMGGLWQAAAFLEAPHVEVALIGTPTERAGLERVLARFPLPFAALAPAEQGEGLPVLKGRPGDGTAYVCIGHACDLPTRDPEVLAGQLGRLG, from the coding sequence ATGAACCGCCTCGCCCAGGAAACCAGCCCCTACCTCCTCCAGCACGCGGACAACCCGGTGGACTGGTGGGCCTGGTCCCCGGAGGCCTTCGAGGAAGCCCGCCGCCGCGACGTGCCTGTGCTGCTCTCCATCGGCTACTCGACCTGCCACTGGTGCCATGTGATGGCCCACGAGAGCTTCGAGGACGAGGCGACGGCCGCGCAGATGAACCGCGACTTCGTGAACATCAAGGTGGACCGCGAGGAGCGCCCCGACGTGGACCGGGTGTACATGACCGCCACCCAGCTCATGACCGGGCAGGGCGGCTGGCCCATGACGGTGTTCCTGACGCCCAGCGGCGAGCCCTTCTACGCGGGCACCTACTTTCCGCCCGAAGACCGCTACGGGATGCCCGGCTTCCGCCGATTGCTGGCGACGGTAGCGCGGGCGTGGCAGGAGGACCGGGACAAGCTGCTGGGCAACGCCGAGGCCCTGACCGGCCACATCCGCGAGGCCAGCCGCCCGCACGGCACGGCCGAGGGCGTCCCCGCTGACTTCCTGCCCCGCGCAGTGGAGAACCTACGGCGCGTATATGACGCCGACCGGGGCGGCTTCGGGGGTGCGCCCAAGTTTCCGGGGACGACCACGCTGGACTTCCTGCTGACGCGGCAAGACGGGCGCGACATGGCCCTGCACACCCTGCGGCGCATGGGGGCGGGCGGAATTTATGACCAGCTTGGCGGCGGCTTTCACCGCTACTCGGTGGACGCTCAGTGGCTGGTGCCCCACTTTGAGAAGATGCTCTACGACAACGCGCAGCTCACGCGCACGCTGCTGCGGGCGGCGCAGTACGCGGGGGACCAGACCTTCACCCGCCTCGCCCGCGAGACGCTCGCTTACCTCGAACGCGAGATGCTGGCCCCGGAGGGCGGCTTCTTTTCCGCCCAGGACGCCGACACGCAGGGGGTGGAGGGCCTGACCTTCACCTGGACGCCGGACGAGATTCGGGAGGTTCTGGGCGATGGCCCCGACACCGACCTCGTGCTGCGGGTGTACGGCGTGACCGAAGAGGGCAACTTCCTCGACCCGCACCGGCCGGAGTACGGCAAGCGGAACGTGCTGCACGTCCCCACCCCGCCCGAGGCGCTGGCCCGCGACCTGGGCGAAGACATGCCCGCCCTGCTGGAGCGGCTGGACACCGCCCGGATGCACCTGTTTGAGGCGCGGCAGCGGCGGCCCCAACCCGGCACCGACACCAAGGTGCTGACCTCGTGGAACGGGCTGGCGCTCGCCGCCTTCGCGGACGCGGGGCGGATTCTGGGGGAGGCCCATTATCTCGACGTGGCCCGCCGCAACGCCGACTTCGTGTGGGAGCGGATGCGCCTCCCGGACGGCACCCTGCGTCACACCTACAAGGACGGGGTGGCCCGCGTGGAGGGGCTGTTGGAAGACCATGCCCTCTACGCCCTCGGCCTCGTCGCGCTGTACCAGGCGGGCGGCGACCTTCAGCATCTGGAGTGGGCGCGGGAGCTGTGGGAGGTCGTGCGGCGCGACTTCTGGGACGAAGAGGCGGGCCTCTTCCGTTCCACCGGAGGCAACGCCGAGGCCCTGCTGACCCGGCAGGCCGAGGCCTTCGACGCGGCGGTCCTCAGCGACAACGCCGCCGCCGCCCTGTTGGGGCTGTGGATGGGCCGTTACTACGGGGACGAGGAGGCCGAGCAATTGGCCCACCGCACCGTGCAGACCTACGCGTCCGACATGCTCGCCGCCCCGCACGGGATGGGGGGGCTGTGGCAGGCTGCGGCCTTCCTTGAAGCCCCCCATGTCGAGGTCGCCCTGATCGGCACACCCACCGAACGCGCCGGGCTGGAGCGGGTGCTGGCCCGCTTTCCCCTCCCCTTCGCGGCCCTCGCTCCCGCCGAACAGGGCGAGGGGCTGCCCGTGCTGAAGGGACGGCCGGGCGACGGCACCGCCTACGTGTGCATCGGCCACGCCTGCGACCTCCCGACGAGGGACCCGGAGGTGCTGGCCGGGCAGTTGGGGCGGCTGGGGTAG
- the rpiA gene encoding ribose 5-phosphate isomerase A, translating to MGDLEALKKEAALRAVALVESGMRVGLGTGSTAKYAIEELGHKLAAGELKDIVGVATSEASEALAREVGVPVQPLDPRLLDIAIDGADEIDPDLNLIKGLGGALLREKLTEVQARRLVIIADHTKLVTRLGEKAPLPTEITRFGFLSTIERLRALVPGGRLRQPGAQPYVTDNGNYIYDAQLPAAFDPVELERQLKGTLGVVETGFFLGMADVAFVAAPEGVREVRRG from the coding sequence ATGGGTGACCTCGAAGCGCTGAAAAAGGAGGCGGCCCTCCGCGCCGTCGCCCTGGTCGAGAGCGGGATGCGGGTGGGCTTGGGCACGGGGAGCACGGCCAAATACGCCATCGAGGAGTTGGGGCACAAGCTGGCGGCGGGCGAGTTGAAGGACATCGTGGGCGTCGCCACCAGCGAGGCGTCGGAGGCGCTGGCCCGCGAGGTCGGCGTGCCCGTGCAGCCGCTGGACCCCCGGCTGCTGGATATCGCCATTGACGGGGCGGACGAGATCGACCCCGACCTGAACCTCATCAAGGGACTGGGCGGGGCGCTGCTGCGCGAGAAGCTCACCGAGGTGCAGGCGCGGCGGCTGGTCATCATCGCGGACCACACCAAGCTGGTCACGCGGCTGGGGGAGAAGGCGCCGCTGCCTACCGAGATCACGCGCTTTGGGTTTCTCTCGACCATTGAGCGGTTGCGGGCGCTGGTGCCGGGTGGACGGCTGCGGCAGCCGGGGGCGCAGCCCTACGTGACCGACAACGGGAACTACATCTACGACGCGCAACTCCCCGCCGCGTTCGACCCGGTGGAACTGGAGCGGCAGCTCAAGGGGACGCTGGGGGTCGTGGAGACGGGCTTCTTCCTGGGAATGGCGGACGTAGCGTTCGTGGCGGCGCCGGAGGGGGTGCGGGAGGTTCGGCGAGGATGA
- a CDS encoding peroxiredoxin has protein sequence MTDPATTDPAPRLQPGEAFPEFALPDAGGHLHRLSDYAGRYVVLYVYPKDDTPGCTKEACDFRDSASLKALGAVILGLSRDDAASHSAFAEKYSLPFPLLSDPDAAFLKDLGSYGPKTLYGKVTEGIKRQTFLIGPDGRLVKSWLAVKVDGHADAVAAAIEADRGERGDG, from the coding sequence ATGACCGACCCGGCCACGACCGATCCGGCTCCCCGCCTCCAGCCCGGCGAGGCTTTCCCCGAGTTCGCCCTGCCCGACGCGGGGGGCCACCTGCACCGCCTGTCCGACTACGCCGGGCGGTACGTGGTGCTGTACGTCTACCCCAAGGACGACACGCCCGGCTGCACGAAGGAAGCCTGCGACTTCCGCGACAGCGCGAGCCTCAAGGCGCTCGGCGCCGTCATCCTGGGGCTGAGCCGGGACGACGCGGCCAGCCACAGCGCCTTTGCCGAGAAGTACAGCCTGCCCTTCCCGCTGCTTTCCGACCCCGACGCGGCGTTCCTGAAAGACCTCGGGAGCTACGGTCCCAAGACCCTTTACGGCAAGGTCACCGAGGGCATCAAGCGGCAGACCTTCCTGATCGGCCCGGACGGGCGGCTGGTCAAGAGCTGGCTCGCGGTGAAGGTGGACGGCCACGCCGACGCGGTCGCCGCCGCCATCGAAGCCGACCGGGGGGAGCGCGGCGATGGGTGA
- the deoC gene encoding deoxyribose-phosphate aldolase has protein sequence MDLAPYIDHTLLKATATPDDIRKLCAEAREHSFAAVCVNPVYVPLAAAELAGSGVKVATVCGFPLGAVLPGQKAVEARLSAEAGADEVDMVIHIGAALAGDWQAVEEDVRAVRKAIPDRVLKVIIETCYLNEAQKRGATEAAVAGGADFVKTSTGFGTGGATVEDVRLMAEVIAGRAEIKAAGGVRTPDDARAMIEAGATRLGTSGGVGLVSGGGNGSGY, from the coding sequence ATGGACCTTGCCCCCTACATCGACCACACGCTGCTCAAGGCCACCGCCACCCCGGACGACATCCGGAAGCTGTGTGCCGAGGCCCGCGAGCATTCCTTCGCCGCCGTGTGCGTGAATCCCGTCTACGTGCCCCTCGCCGCCGCCGAACTCGCTGGGTCGGGCGTGAAGGTCGCCACCGTCTGCGGCTTTCCGCTGGGGGCCGTCCTGCCGGGGCAGAAGGCCGTCGAAGCCCGCCTCAGCGCCGAGGCCGGGGCCGACGAGGTGGACATGGTGATCCACATCGGCGCGGCGCTCGCCGGGGACTGGCAGGCCGTGGAGGAGGACGTGCGGGCCGTCCGCAAGGCGATTCCCGACCGGGTGCTCAAGGTCATCATCGAGACCTGCTACCTCAACGAGGCCCAGAAGCGGGGCGCGACCGAGGCCGCCGTCGCGGGCGGCGCGGACTTCGTCAAGACGAGCACCGGCTTCGGCACGGGCGGCGCGACCGTGGAGGATGTGCGGCTGATGGCGGAAGTTATCGCGGGCCGCGCCGAGATCAAGGCGGCGGGCGGCGTCCGCACCCCCGACGACGCGCGGGCGATGATCGAGGCCGGGGCGACCCGCCTGGGCACCTCGGGCGGCGTGGGCCTCGTCAGCGGTGGGGGGAACGGTTCTGGCTACTGA